The Erpetoichthys calabaricus chromosome 13, fErpCal1.3, whole genome shotgun sequence genome has a window encoding:
- the LOC114663849 gene encoding fibrinogen silencer-binding protein, with product MAAVFMPTNMVGKARSSNFTLSEKLDLLKLVKPHIRILEEHTNKHAVIVDKNKCWDSIAEQYNALGGDRPPRTAQGLRTLYKRLKESAKQEMVQRKHAQPEYRGSISEPTKRVMEMIPHLFRPLQDKDHNVLQRTIYQNDSAVEPPGNSSSLPAVSDFQSASVTVKLDQEIDVKPPPELSILSTRIEDNHDDYEEIESVQGFEGSISPCPSSVNIAVTMSPSPIPMRRDIYSRPESLRHLPGIEQETLQLSKEEHELIMENQRKLGLYIEEKREGLKRKQQLEEELLRAKIKVEKLKAARLRHGLPIPHM from the exons ATGGCTGCTGTGTTTATGCCAACAAACATGGTGGGAAAAGCCAGATCCTCCAATTTCACTTTGTCTGAGAAGCTAGATTTGTTGAAACTGGTGAAACCTCATATCAGGATTCTGGAGGAGCACACCAACAAGCATGCAGTAATTGTGGACAAAAACAAGTGCTGGGACAGCATTGCAGAGCAGTATAATGCTCTGGGGGGTGATCGGCCACCTCGTACTGCACAAGGCCTGCGCACACTCTACAAAAGGCTAAAGGAAAGTGCCAAGCAGGAGATGGTGCAGCGAAAGCATGCCCAGCCAGAATACAGGGGTAGTATATCTGAACCCACCAAGAGAGTAATGGAGATGATCCCACACCTATTCAGACCCCTGCAAGACAAGGATCACAATGTATTACAAAG AACAATCTACCAAAATGACTCTGCAGTTGAGCCACCAGGAAATAGCTCTTCCTTACCAGCTGTTTCAGATTTCCAATCTGCCTCAGTCACTGTGAAGTTGGATCAAGAAATAGATGTTAAGCCTCCCCCTGAACTATCCATCCTTTCAACTAGGATTGAGGACAATCATGACGATTATGAGGAAATAGAATCTGTGCAAGGCTTTGAGGGATCCATCTCCCCCTGCCCATCATCCGTGAATATCGCAGTGACTATGTCCCCTTCTCCTATTCCTATGAGAAGAGATATCTACTCTAGACCAGAAAGCCTGAGACATTTGCCAGGCATAGAACAAGAAACACTGCAGCTGTCCAAGGAAGAACATGAACTCATAATGGAAAATCAAAGGAAATTAGGCTTATATATTGAGGAGAAACGAGAAGGactgaaaagaaaacagcaacTGGAAGAGGAATTGCTGAGGGCAAAAATTAAAGTGGAGAAGTTAAAGGCAGCAAGACTCAGACATGGCCTTCCAATACcacatatgtga